The following are encoded together in the Streptomyces tsukubensis genome:
- a CDS encoding DUF742 domain-containing protein → MTTSPSGSSADWPYGQDGDRRDDSPDGYGSPSSHSHRRQDQRHPGASRQQNSRPSYGQEPYARQPYAQEPYGQQPYGGGPGNGQQHSPRIQPVQPGWPASQRGPTGGASNPLVRPYAMTGGRTRPRYQLAIEALVSTTAQPSQLQGQLPEHQRICQLCREIKSVAEISALLSIPLGVARILVADLAEAGLVAIHQPGGDDAGGQPDVTLLERVLSGLRKL, encoded by the coding sequence GTGACAACATCCCCCAGCGGCTCATCCGCCGACTGGCCATACGGCCAGGACGGGGACCGGCGTGACGATTCGCCGGACGGGTACGGCTCTCCTTCCTCCCACAGCCACCGTCGCCAGGACCAGCGGCACCCGGGGGCGAGCAGACAGCAGAACTCCCGGCCGTCGTACGGCCAGGAGCCGTACGCTCGGCAGCCCTACGCCCAGGAACCGTACGGGCAGCAGCCTTACGGCGGCGGGCCCGGCAACGGCCAGCAGCATTCTCCGCGTATTCAACCCGTACAGCCCGGGTGGCCCGCCTCGCAGCGCGGCCCCACGGGCGGTGCCTCCAATCCCCTGGTGCGTCCGTACGCCATGACGGGCGGCCGTACCAGGCCCCGCTACCAGCTCGCCATCGAGGCGCTGGTCAGCACCACAGCTCAGCCTTCGCAGTTGCAGGGGCAGTTGCCCGAGCATCAGCGAATCTGCCAACTGTGCCGGGAGATCAAGTCAGTCGCTGAGATCTCGGCTCTTCTTTCCATTCCTCTTGGCGTGGCTCGGATCCTCGTCGCCGACCTGGCGGAGGCCGGGCTCGTCGCCATCCACCAGCCCGGCGGCGACGACGCCGGCGGCCAGCCAGACGTGACACTGCTCGAAAGGGTGCTCAGTGGACTTCGCAAGCTCTAA
- a CDS encoding branched-chain amino acid aminotransferase: MTTPTIELKPTARPLSDTEREAILADPGFGRFFTDHMVTIRWTEGRGWHDAQLEPYAPLSMDPANMTLHYAQTIFEGLKAYRRPDGTVASFRPRANAERFQTSARRLAMPELPVETFIEACDALVQQDKAWVPAHGESSLYLRPFMIATENGLGVKPANEYLFLVIASPAGAYFSGGVKPVSIWLSEDRVRAVPGGMGDAKTGGNYAASLLAQAEAAEKGCEQVAYLDAVEHKWVEELGGMNLYFVYGNKIVTPSLTGSLLPGITRDSLLTLARDLGYEAEEARVSIDDWKNHTADGSLTEVFACGTAAVITPVGLVKSAGAEWTQGDGEPGKVTMRLREALLGLQTGAESDTHGWMHELG, from the coding sequence ATGACCACGCCCACGATTGAGCTGAAGCCCACCGCACGCCCGCTGTCCGACACGGAGCGCGAAGCGATCCTCGCCGACCCCGGGTTCGGCCGCTTCTTCACCGACCACATGGTCACCATCAGGTGGACGGAGGGCCGCGGCTGGCACGATGCCCAGCTTGAGCCGTACGCCCCGCTCTCCATGGACCCCGCCAACATGACGCTGCACTACGCGCAGACGATCTTCGAGGGTCTCAAGGCGTACCGCCGTCCCGACGGCACCGTCGCCAGCTTCCGCCCCCGCGCCAACGCGGAGCGCTTCCAGACCTCCGCCCGCCGCCTCGCCATGCCCGAGCTGCCGGTCGAGACCTTCATCGAGGCATGCGACGCGCTGGTCCAGCAGGACAAGGCGTGGGTGCCCGCCCACGGCGAGTCCTCGCTCTACCTGCGCCCCTTCATGATCGCCACGGAGAACGGCCTCGGCGTGAAGCCGGCCAACGAGTACCTGTTCCTGGTCATCGCCTCTCCGGCGGGCGCGTACTTCAGCGGCGGCGTGAAGCCCGTCTCCATCTGGCTCTCCGAGGACCGGGTGCGCGCCGTCCCCGGCGGCATGGGCGACGCCAAGACCGGCGGCAACTACGCCGCGTCGCTGCTCGCCCAGGCGGAAGCGGCGGAGAAGGGCTGCGAGCAGGTCGCCTACCTCGACGCGGTGGAGCACAAATGGGTCGAGGAACTCGGCGGCATGAACCTGTACTTCGTGTACGGGAACAAGATCGTCACGCCCTCGCTCACCGGCTCGCTGCTGCCCGGCATAACCCGTGACTCGCTCCTCACCCTCGCCCGTGACCTCGGGTACGAGGCGGAGGAAGCCCGCGTCTCCATCGACGACTGGAAGAACCACACCGCCGACGGCAGCCTGACGGAGGTCTTCGCCTGCGGAACGGCCGCGGTGATCACCCCGGTCGGCCTGGTGAAGTCGGCGGGCGCCGAGTGGACCCAGGGCGACGGCGAACCCGGCAAGGTCACCATGAGGCTGCGCGAAGCCCTCCTCGGCCTCCAGACGGGCGCCGAGAGTGACACGCACGGCTGGATGCACGAGCTGGGCTGA
- the cimA gene encoding citramalate synthase → MTSQATDGTAPTAADAAGSADAAVEHGFHVFDTTLRDGAQREGINLTVADKLTIARHLDEFGVGFIEGGWPGANPRDTEFFSRARQEIDFRNAQLVAFGATRRANAKAADDPQVKALLDSGAQVITLVAKSHDRHVELALRTTLEENLEMVSDTVSHLRAQGRRVFVDCEHFFDGYRANPEYAKAVVRAAAEAGADVVVLCDTNGGMLPAQIQAVVSTVLADTGARLGIHAQDDTGCAVANTLAAVDAGATHVQCTANGYGERVGNANLFPVVGALELKYGMEVLPEGSLREMTRISHAIAEVVNLAPSTHQPYVGVSAFAHKAGLHASAIKIDPDLYQHIDPDLVGNRLRMLVSDMAGRASIELKGKELGIDLGDDRALVGRVVERVKERELQGYSYEAADASFELLLRQEVEGKARSYFRTESWRAIVEDRPDGTHANEATVKLWAKGERIVATAEGNGPVNALDRALRVALERIYPQLDDLELTDYKVRILEGRHGTDSTTRVLISTSDGTGEWSTVGVAENVIAASWQALVDAYTYGLLRAGVAPAE, encoded by the coding sequence ATGACCAGTCAGGCAACCGACGGCACAGCTCCGACCGCGGCCGACGCCGCGGGCAGCGCCGACGCGGCCGTCGAGCACGGCTTCCACGTCTTCGACACGACGCTGCGCGACGGAGCGCAACGTGAGGGCATCAACCTCACCGTCGCGGACAAACTGACCATCGCCCGGCACCTGGACGAGTTCGGCGTGGGCTTCATCGAAGGTGGCTGGCCCGGTGCCAACCCGCGCGACACAGAGTTCTTCTCCCGCGCGCGACAGGAGATCGATTTCCGCAACGCGCAACTCGTCGCCTTCGGCGCCACCCGCAGAGCCAACGCCAAGGCCGCGGACGACCCCCAGGTGAAGGCGCTGCTCGACTCCGGCGCCCAGGTGATCACCCTGGTCGCCAAATCGCACGACCGGCACGTCGAGTTGGCCCTGCGTACCACTCTCGAAGAGAACCTGGAGATGGTCAGCGACACCGTCTCGCACCTGCGCGCCCAGGGCCGCAGGGTCTTCGTGGACTGTGAGCACTTCTTCGACGGCTACCGCGCGAACCCCGAGTACGCCAAGGCCGTCGTCCGCGCGGCCGCCGAAGCCGGCGCCGATGTCGTCGTGCTCTGCGACACCAACGGCGGGATGCTGCCCGCACAGATCCAGGCCGTGGTCTCCACCGTGCTCGCCGACACAGGGGCCAGGCTCGGTATCCACGCGCAGGACGACACGGGCTGCGCCGTGGCCAACACCCTCGCCGCCGTCGACGCGGGCGCCACCCACGTGCAGTGCACCGCCAACGGATACGGGGAACGCGTCGGCAACGCCAACCTCTTCCCCGTCGTCGGCGCCCTGGAGCTGAAGTACGGCATGGAGGTCCTGCCCGAGGGCAGCCTGCGCGAGATGACGCGGATCTCGCACGCCATCGCCGAGGTGGTCAATCTCGCCCCCTCCACGCACCAGCCGTACGTCGGTGTCTCCGCCTTCGCCCACAAGGCGGGCCTGCACGCCTCCGCCATCAAGATCGACCCCGACCTCTACCAGCACATCGACCCCGACCTTGTCGGCAACCGGCTGCGCATGCTCGTCTCCGACATGGCGGGACGCGCCTCCATCGAGCTGAAGGGCAAGGAACTCGGCATCGACCTCGGCGACGACCGCGCCCTGGTCGGCCGTGTCGTGGAACGGGTGAAGGAGCGCGAACTCCAGGGCTACTCCTACGAGGCGGCCGACGCCTCCTTCGAACTGCTGCTGCGACAAGAGGTGGAGGGCAAGGCGCGCAGCTACTTCCGCACCGAATCCTGGCGCGCCATCGTCGAGGACCGTCCCGACGGGACCCATGCCAACGAAGCCACCGTGAAGCTCTGGGCCAAGGGCGAGCGCATCGTGGCCACCGCCGAGGGCAACGGTCCTGTCAACGCCCTCGACCGCGCCCTGCGCGTCGCGCTGGAGCGCATCTACCCCCAGCTCGACGACCTGGAGCTCACCGACTACAAGGTCCGCATCCTGGAAGGCAGGCACGGTACCGACTCCACGACCCGCGTCCTGATCTCGACCAGCGACGGAACGGGGGAGTGGTCGACCGTAGGCGTCGCGGAGAACGTCATCGCCGCGTCCTGGCAGGCGCTCGTGGACGCGTACACGTACGGCCTGCTGCGCGCCGGGGTCGCACCGGCCGAATAG
- a CDS encoding acyl-CoA carboxylase subunit epsilon: MSEPVPSSTTPDAVGDFLRVERGQAGPEELAAITAVLMARAAARPAEIGAGTHRGRTDRAGWRRLERTPGFRAPHSWQG, encoded by the coding sequence ATGAGCGAACCCGTTCCCTCCTCGACCACCCCCGACGCCGTCGGCGACTTCCTCCGCGTCGAGCGTGGCCAGGCGGGCCCCGAGGAACTGGCGGCCATCACCGCCGTCCTGATGGCCCGTGCGGCGGCCCGCCCCGCGGAGATCGGCGCAGGCACCCACCGCGGCCGTACCGACCGCGCGGGCTGGCGCCGTCTGGAGCGCACGCCCGGTTTCCGCGCTCCGCACAGCTGGCAGGGCTGA
- a CDS encoding MFS transporter, giving the protein MERQQWKKIWVGSAGNMVEWFDWFVYASFATYFAGSFFPSGDSTAQLMNTAGIFAVGFFMRPVGGWLLGRIGDRKGRKAALTLTVSLMSASAVLIAVAPTYGVAGYGGAVVLLVARLLQGLSVGGEYAASATYLTEASAPSRRGFASSFQYVSMTAGQIVGLGLQIILQRTMSDDALHSWGWRIPFIVGALGAAVVFYLRRSMLETEVYEASADDTHDADKGTIKALWAHKREAFLVVALTMGGTVAYYTYTTYLTKYLSNSAGLPKQTATLVSFCALIVFAAIQPLAGMVSDRIGRRPLLITFAVGSTFLTVPIMTMLKHAGSFWPALGLSLLALVVVTGYTSINACVKAELFPTGIRALGVALPYAIANALFGGTAEYVALWFKNAGIEGGFAWYVAGCAAVSLIVYLLMRETRELDLNKVSTPASASASASVSTVTTSG; this is encoded by the coding sequence ATGGAGCGGCAGCAATGGAAGAAGATCTGGGTCGGCTCGGCGGGCAACATGGTCGAGTGGTTCGACTGGTTCGTCTACGCGAGCTTCGCGACGTACTTCGCCGGTTCCTTCTTCCCGAGCGGCGACTCGACCGCCCAGCTCATGAACACGGCGGGCATCTTCGCTGTCGGCTTCTTCATGCGCCCCGTCGGCGGCTGGCTGCTCGGCCGTATCGGTGACCGCAAGGGCCGCAAGGCCGCCCTCACCCTCACCGTCTCCCTGATGTCGGCCTCCGCCGTCCTCATCGCCGTCGCGCCCACTTACGGCGTCGCGGGCTACGGCGGCGCCGTCGTCCTCCTCGTCGCCCGGCTGCTGCAGGGGCTCTCGGTCGGCGGGGAGTACGCCGCGAGCGCCACCTATCTGACGGAGGCCTCCGCGCCGTCGCGGCGCGGTTTCGCCTCCAGCTTCCAGTACGTCTCCATGACGGCGGGCCAGATCGTCGGCCTCGGCCTTCAGATCATCCTCCAGCGCACCATGTCCGACGACGCGCTGCACAGCTGGGGATGGCGCATCCCGTTCATCGTCGGCGCACTGGGCGCGGCGGTCGTGTTCTACCTGCGCCGTTCGATGCTGGAGACAGAGGTCTACGAGGCGTCCGCCGACGACACCCACGACGCGGACAAGGGCACGATCAAGGCCCTGTGGGCGCACAAGCGTGAGGCGTTCCTGGTGGTCGCGCTCACCATGGGCGGCACCGTCGCCTACTACACGTACACGACCTACCTGACGAAGTACCTCTCCAACTCGGCAGGCCTGCCCAAGCAGACGGCGACACTCGTCTCGTTCTGCGCGTTGATCGTCTTCGCCGCCATCCAGCCGCTCGCCGGCATGGTCTCCGACCGGATCGGGCGCCGACCGTTGCTCATCACCTTCGCGGTGGGTTCGACCTTCCTGACAGTGCCGATCATGACGATGCTCAAGCACGCCGGTAGCTTCTGGCCGGCACTCGGGCTCTCCCTGCTGGCCCTGGTGGTGGTCACCGGCTACACCTCGATCAACGCCTGTGTGAAGGCCGAACTCTTCCCCACCGGCATCCGCGCCCTGGGCGTCGCCCTCCCGTACGCGATCGCCAACGCCCTCTTCGGCGGCACCGCGGAGTACGTCGCGCTCTGGTTCAAGAACGCGGGCATCGAGGGCGGCTTCGCCTGGTACGTCGCGGGGTGCGCCGCGGTGTCGCTGATCGTCTACCTGCTGATGCGTGAAACCCGCGAACTGGACCTCAACAAGGTCAGCACCCCGGCCTCGGCCTCCGCTTCCGCTTCCGTGTCGACTGTGACCACGTCCGGGTGA
- a CDS encoding acyl-CoA carboxylase subunit beta → MTVLDETPGEPKDARGRVAELHAIREQALRGPSDKATEAQHAKGKLTARERIELLLDPESFHEVEQLRRHRATGFGLEAKKPYTDGVITGWGTVEGRTVFVYAHDFRIFGGALGEAHATKIHKIMDKAIAAGAPLVSLNDGAGARIQEGVSALAGYGGIFQRNTRASGVIPQISVMLGPCAGGAAYSPALTDFVFMVRDTSQMFITGPDVVRAVTGEEITQNGLGGADVHAETSGVAHFAYDDEETCLAEVRYLLSMLPQNNRENPPTVEAQDPADRSGDVLLDLVPADGNRPYDMRKVIEEIVDDGDYLEIHERWATNILCALARLDGQVVGIVANQPQSLAGVLDIEASEKAARFVQMCDAFNIPIVTLLDVPGFLPGVDQEHGGIIRHGAKLLYAYCNATVPRISLILRKAYGGAYIVMDSQSIGADLTYAWPTNEIAVMGAEGAANVIFRRQIAEAEDPEAMRVRMVKEYKAELMHPYYAAERGLVDDVIDPAQTRQVLIGSLAMLRSKHADLPSRKHGNPPQ, encoded by the coding sequence ATGACCGTTTTGGACGAGACGCCGGGTGAACCCAAGGACGCGCGTGGACGCGTGGCCGAACTGCACGCCATTCGCGAGCAGGCTCTGCGCGGACCCAGCGACAAGGCCACCGAGGCTCAGCACGCCAAGGGCAAGCTGACCGCCCGCGAGCGGATCGAGCTGCTGCTCGACCCGGAGTCCTTCCACGAGGTCGAGCAGTTGCGCAGGCACCGTGCGACCGGTTTCGGCCTGGAGGCCAAGAAGCCCTACACGGACGGTGTGATCACCGGCTGGGGCACGGTCGAGGGCCGTACGGTCTTCGTGTACGCGCACGACTTCCGGATCTTCGGCGGCGCGCTCGGCGAGGCCCACGCCACCAAGATCCACAAGATCATGGACAAGGCCATCGCGGCCGGCGCGCCGCTGGTCTCGCTCAACGACGGCGCGGGTGCCCGTATCCAGGAGGGTGTCTCCGCGCTGGCCGGATACGGCGGCATCTTCCAGCGCAACACCAGGGCGTCCGGCGTCATCCCGCAGATCAGCGTGATGCTCGGCCCGTGCGCGGGCGGCGCGGCCTACTCGCCGGCGCTCACCGACTTCGTGTTCATGGTCCGCGACACCTCGCAGATGTTCATCACGGGCCCCGACGTGGTCCGCGCCGTCACCGGCGAGGAGATCACGCAGAACGGCCTGGGCGGCGCCGACGTGCACGCCGAGACCTCCGGCGTCGCGCACTTCGCCTACGACGACGAGGAGACGTGCCTCGCGGAGGTCCGCTACCTGCTGTCGATGCTCCCGCAGAACAACCGCGAGAACCCCCCCACCGTCGAGGCACAGGACCCCGCGGACCGGTCGGGGGACGTCCTCCTCGACCTGGTGCCCGCCGACGGCAACCGGCCCTACGACATGCGCAAGGTCATCGAGGAGATCGTCGACGACGGCGACTACCTGGAGATCCACGAGCGCTGGGCCACCAACATCCTCTGCGCACTCGCCAGGCTCGACGGGCAGGTCGTCGGTATCGTCGCCAACCAGCCGCAGTCGCTGGCCGGTGTCCTGGACATCGAGGCGTCGGAGAAGGCCGCACGATTCGTCCAGATGTGCGACGCCTTCAACATTCCGATCGTCACCCTCCTCGACGTCCCCGGTTTCCTGCCCGGCGTAGACCAGGAGCACGGCGGGATCATCCGCCACGGCGCCAAGCTGCTCTACGCCTACTGCAACGCCACCGTCCCGCGTATCTCCCTGATCCTGCGCAAGGCCTACGGCGGCGCGTACATCGTGATGGACTCCCAGTCCATCGGCGCCGACCTCACCTACGCCTGGCCCACCAACGAGATCGCCGTCATGGGCGCCGAGGGCGCGGCCAACGTCATCTTCCGCAGGCAGATCGCCGAGGCCGAGGACCCCGAGGCGATGCGGGTACGCATGGTCAAGGAGTACAAGGCCGAGCTGATGCACCCCTACTACGCCGCGGAGCGCGGCCTGGTCGACGACGTCATCGACCCGGCGCAGACCCGGCAGGTGCTCATCGGTTCCCTCGCCATGCTCCGCTCGAAACACGCCGACCTGCCCTCGCGCAAGCACGGCAACCCGCCCCAGTAG
- a CDS encoding YceI family protein yields MGLFSRKNDSGSDSGTAPATAATDLTELTGDYTIDPAHTTLGFSARHAMVTNVKGSFNELEGTLHLDGSDPAKSSASIDVQLASVDTGSPDRDGHLKSGDFFKVDEFPVMSFRSTQVEPLGGEDYRLTGELTIHGITKPLTIDLEFNGVATDPFGNERAGFEGKSELLRSDWGLTYNATLETGGVLVSDRIKLNFDISAIKNAG; encoded by the coding sequence ATGGGTCTCTTCAGCCGCAAGAACGACTCCGGCAGCGACAGTGGCACCGCGCCCGCTACCGCGGCCACCGACCTCACCGAGCTGACCGGCGACTACACGATCGACCCCGCGCACACCACGCTCGGGTTCTCGGCCCGTCACGCGATGGTCACCAACGTCAAGGGCAGCTTCAACGAGCTGGAGGGCACCCTCCACCTCGACGGCAGCGACCCCGCCAAGTCGTCTGCCTCCATCGACGTACAGCTGGCGAGCGTCGACACCGGCTCCCCCGACCGTGACGGTCACCTGAAGAGCGGGGACTTTTTCAAGGTCGACGAGTTCCCCGTCATGTCGTTCCGCTCCACCCAGGTCGAACCGCTCGGCGGCGAGGACTACCGGCTCACCGGTGAGCTGACGATCCACGGCATCACCAAACCGCTCACGATCGACCTGGAGTTCAACGGCGTCGCGACCGACCCGTTCGGCAACGAGCGCGCCGGTTTCGAGGGCAAGTCGGAACTGCTGCGCTCCGACTGGGGTCTGACCTACAACGCCACCCTGGAGACCGGCGGCGTCCTCGTCTCCGACCGCATCAAACTGAACTTCGACATCTCGGCGATCAAGAACGCCGGCTGA
- a CDS encoding GTP-binding protein, producing MDFASSNGGSARSTTSAKIVVAGGFGVGKTTFVGAVSEINPLRTEAVMTSASAGIDDLTHTGDKTTTTVAMDFGRITLDQDLILYLFGTPGQDRFWFMWDDLVRGAIGAVVLVDTRRLADCFPAVDYFENSGLPFVIALNGFDGHQPYTPDEVREALQIGPDTPIITTDARHRADAKSGLITLVEHALMARLR from the coding sequence GTGGACTTCGCAAGCTCTAACGGCGGATCCGCCCGCTCAACCACCAGCGCGAAAATCGTGGTGGCGGGCGGGTTCGGCGTGGGCAAGACGACCTTCGTCGGCGCCGTCTCGGAGATCAACCCCCTGCGCACCGAAGCCGTCATGACCAGTGCGTCAGCAGGCATCGACGACCTCACCCACACCGGAGACAAAACGACCACCACGGTCGCCATGGACTTCGGCCGCATCACCCTCGACCAAGACCTCATCCTCTACCTCTTCGGCACCCCGGGACAGGACCGCTTCTGGTTCATGTGGGACGACCTCGTCCGCGGCGCCATCGGCGCCGTCGTCCTCGTCGACACCCGCCGCCTCGCCGACTGCTTCCCCGCCGTCGACTACTTCGAAAACTCAGGACTCCCCTTCGTCATCGCCCTCAACGGCTTCGACGGACACCAGCCCTACACCCCCGACGAAGTACGCGAAGCACTCCAGATCGGCCCCGACACCCCCATCATCACCACCGACGCCCGCCACCGCGCCGACGCCAAAAGCGGACTCATCACCCTCGTCGAACACGCCCTCATGGCCCGACTTCGCTGA
- a CDS encoding 3-isopropylmalate dehydrogenase, giving the protein MSRSINLAVIPGDGIGQEVVAQGLKVLNAALPQDVKLETKEYDLGAQRWHRTGETLPDAELEALKNHDAILLGAIGDPSVPSGVLERGLLLKLRFAFDHFINLRPSKLFPNTESPLAGNPDIDFVVVREGTEGPYTGNGGSLRTGTPAEVATEVSLNTAYGVERVVRDAFERADSRPRKKLTLVHKTNVLVYAGHLWKNTFDKVAEEYPDVTTDYLHVDAATIFLVTDPGRFDVIVTDNLFGDILTDLAAAVSGGIGLAASGNVNPTGDFPSMFEPVHGSAPDIAGQGKADPTATVLSVALLLRHLGYEDRAVRIEDAVSADLAERDGTPRTTDEIGDALAVRVAG; this is encoded by the coding sequence ATGTCTCGCAGCATCAATCTCGCAGTGATCCCCGGTGACGGCATTGGCCAGGAGGTCGTGGCCCAGGGCCTGAAGGTCCTGAACGCGGCCCTCCCGCAGGATGTGAAGCTGGAGACCAAGGAGTACGACCTCGGCGCCCAGCGCTGGCACCGCACCGGTGAAACCCTCCCCGACGCGGAGCTGGAGGCGCTGAAGAACCACGACGCGATCCTGCTCGGAGCCATCGGCGACCCCTCGGTGCCCTCCGGTGTCCTGGAGCGCGGTCTGCTCCTGAAGCTGCGTTTCGCTTTCGACCACTTCATCAACCTGCGCCCCTCGAAGCTCTTCCCCAACACGGAGAGCCCCCTCGCGGGCAACCCCGACATCGACTTCGTCGTGGTCCGTGAGGGCACGGAAGGCCCGTACACGGGCAACGGCGGCTCGCTGCGTACCGGCACCCCGGCCGAGGTCGCCACCGAGGTCAGCCTGAACACCGCCTACGGTGTGGAGCGCGTCGTCAGGGACGCCTTCGAGCGCGCCGACTCGCGCCCCCGCAAGAAGCTGACCCTGGTCCACAAGACCAACGTGCTCGTGTACGCGGGACACCTGTGGAAGAACACCTTCGACAAGGTGGCCGAGGAATACCCCGACGTCACCACGGACTACCTGCACGTGGACGCCGCGACGATCTTCCTCGTCACCGACCCCGGGCGCTTCGACGTCATCGTCACCGACAACCTCTTCGGAGACATCCTGACCGACCTCGCCGCCGCCGTCAGCGGAGGCATCGGCCTCGCCGCGTCGGGCAACGTCAACCCGACCGGTGACTTCCCGTCCATGTTCGAGCCGGTGCACGGCTCCGCGCCCGACATCGCGGGCCAGGGCAAGGCCGACCCCACCGCGACAGTTCTCTCCGTCGCCCTCCTGCTGCGCCACCTCGGCTACGAGGACCGGGCCGTGCGCATCGAGGACGCCGTCTCCGCCGACCTCGCGGAGCGCGACGGGACCCCCCGCACCACCGACGAGATCGGCGACGCGCTCGCCGTACGAGTAGCGGGCTGA
- a CDS encoding NAD-dependent succinate-semialdehyde dehydrogenase — protein sequence MPKQSKQTFATVNPYNGETVAEYPMIEGAEVDARVDGAHRAFGTWRERTAEERGAVVGRAAELMRDRKEELAGLITLEMGKLIGESRGEVDLAASILAYYGEKGPGFTKPEPLDVGEGEAYIKHEPVGVLLGVMPWNFPLYQVVRFAGPNLVLGNTVMVKHAANCPQSALALEKLFVDAGAPEGAYTNLFMNHDEVARVIGSPHVRGASLTGSERAGSALAEAAGRNMKKSLLELGGSDAFIVLDAENLDRTVGAAVAARLGNTGQSCVAAKRFIVLDEAYDAFVEGMRAAFARLVPGDPAAETTTLGPLSTEKAAADLVRQIQDTVDQGATVVIGGGRLDHPGAFVEPTILADVAPGMRAYAEELFGPAAVVYRVADEDEAVALANDSEFGLGGSVFCADVERARKVAERVETGMIWVNHPTGTQPDLPFGGIKRSGYGRELSALGMREFVNQKLVRVLPPDATMGGIAG from the coding sequence ATGCCGAAGCAGAGCAAGCAGACGTTCGCCACGGTGAACCCGTACAACGGGGAGACCGTCGCGGAGTACCCGATGATCGAGGGCGCGGAGGTCGACGCACGCGTCGACGGCGCGCACCGGGCCTTCGGGACGTGGCGCGAGCGGACAGCGGAGGAGCGCGGCGCCGTGGTCGGCCGGGCGGCGGAGCTGATGCGGGACCGCAAGGAGGAGCTGGCCGGTCTCATCACCCTGGAGATGGGCAAGTTGATCGGCGAGTCGCGCGGTGAGGTCGATCTGGCCGCGTCGATCCTCGCGTACTACGGAGAGAAGGGGCCGGGTTTCACCAAACCCGAGCCGCTGGATGTGGGGGAGGGCGAGGCGTACATCAAGCACGAGCCCGTCGGTGTGCTGCTCGGCGTCATGCCGTGGAACTTCCCGCTCTATCAGGTCGTGCGGTTCGCGGGCCCGAATCTCGTGCTCGGCAACACCGTCATGGTCAAGCACGCCGCGAACTGTCCGCAGTCGGCGCTCGCGCTGGAGAAACTGTTCGTGGACGCCGGGGCCCCGGAAGGGGCGTACACCAACCTCTTCATGAACCACGACGAGGTGGCCCGCGTCATCGGAAGCCCCCACGTGCGGGGTGCGTCGCTCACGGGCAGCGAGCGGGCGGGTTCCGCGCTCGCTGAGGCCGCGGGCCGCAACATGAAGAAGAGCCTGCTCGAACTGGGCGGCAGCGACGCGTTCATCGTGCTCGACGCGGAGAACCTGGACCGTACCGTCGGCGCGGCCGTGGCCGCCCGTCTCGGCAACACCGGCCAGAGCTGTGTGGCGGCCAAACGGTTCATCGTGCTGGACGAGGCCTACGACGCTTTCGTGGAGGGGATGCGCGCGGCGTTCGCGCGGCTGGTCCCCGGCGATCCCGCGGCGGAGACCACGACGCTCGGCCCGCTTTCCACGGAGAAGGCGGCGGCGGACCTGGTGCGGCAGATTCAGGACACCGTGGACCAGGGCGCGACGGTGGTGATCGGAGGCGGCAGGCTCGACCATCCCGGCGCGTTCGTCGAGCCGACGATCCTGGCGGACGTCGCGCCGGGCATGCGCGCGTACGCGGAGGAACTGTTCGGACCCGCCGCGGTGGTCTACCGCGTGGCCGACGAGGACGAGGCGGTCGCACTCGCCAATGACAGCGAGTTCGGTCTCGGCGGGTCGGTCTTCTGCGCGGACGTGGAGCGGGCCCGCAAGGTCGCGGAGCGGGTGGAGACCGGCATGATCTGGGTCAATCACCCCACAGGCACCCAGCCGGACCTGCCGTTCGGCGGAATCAAGCGGTCCGGCTACGGACGTGAACTCTCCGCACTCGGCATGCGTGAGTTCGTCAACCAGAAGCTGGTCCGTGTGCTGCCGCCGGACGCGACGATGGGCGGCATCGCGGGCTGA
- a CDS encoding roadblock/LC7 domain-containing protein → MSQAAQNLNWLITNFVDNTPGVSHTVVVSADGLLLAMSEGFPRDRADQLAAVASGLTSLTAGASRIFEGGTVNQTVVEMERGFLFIMSISDGSSLAVLAHPEADIGLVGYEMALLVDRAGTVLTPDLRAELQGSLLN, encoded by the coding sequence ATGAGCCAGGCGGCACAGAACCTGAACTGGTTGATCACCAATTTCGTGGACAACACCCCTGGGGTGTCGCACACGGTGGTGGTCTCCGCCGACGGACTTCTTCTGGCGATGTCCGAAGGATTCCCGCGCGACCGCGCCGACCAGCTCGCGGCCGTGGCCTCCGGCCTGACCTCGCTGACAGCGGGGGCCTCCCGGATCTTCGAAGGCGGCACCGTCAACCAGACGGTGGTGGAGATGGAACGGGGTTTCCTCTTCATCATGTCCATCTCCGACGGCTCGTCCCTGGCGGTGCTCGCCCACCCCGAGGCGGACATCGGCCTGGTCGGGTACGAAATGGCGCTCCTCGTCGACCGCGCCGGCACGGTCCTCACCCCCGACCTCCGGGCCGAACTCCAGGGAAGCCTGCTCAACTAA